From a single Nicotiana tomentosiformis chromosome 2, ASM39032v3, whole genome shotgun sequence genomic region:
- the LOC104114997 gene encoding uncharacterized protein isoform X1: MAVQRGRNGMMGEEEEEEGAIFGQEIEVEEPNDVPPHLLNLFDAAENGNLDALRNALDNLSGSIDQPLEDGDTALHLTCLYGHLPCVQLLLERGASLEAKDEDGAIPLHDACAGGYTEIAQLLINSAPDPECVKRMLDSVDVEGDSPLHHAARGEHVTVVRLLLTLGSSPTRTNIYGKTPGELAESDGEARKILEEAARPVPSH; this comes from the exons ATGGCAGTACAAAGGGGACGTAACGGTATGATGggtgaagaggaagaagaagaaggagctaTTTTCGGACAGGAAATTGAGGTGGAGGAGCCCAATGATGTCCCTCCTCATCTGCTCAACCTCTTCGATGCTGCCGAGAATGGAAACCTCGACGCCCTCCGCAATGCCCTTG ATAATTTGAGTGGCAGCATTGATCAACCTCTTGAAGATGGGGACACTGCTCTTCATCTAACATGTTTGTATGGCCATCTCCCTTGTGTGCAG CTATTGTTAGAGAGGGGAGCTTCTTTGGAGGCTAAGGATGAAGATGGAGCAATCCCATTGCATGATGCTTGTGCTGGCG GATACACGGAGATAGCCCAACTGCTGATCAACAGTGCTCCTGACCCTGAATGTGTGAAGAGGATGTTGGACTCTGTTGATGTAGAAGGTGATTCG CCTCTTCATCATGCTGCCAGAGGTGAACATGTAACTGTCGTCAGGTTATTACTGACTTTAGGGTCTTCTCCTACTAGGACCAATATATATGGAAAG ACCCCCGGTGAGCTTGCTGAATCTGATGGTGAAGCTCGAAAAATCTTAGAAGAAGCCGCACGTCCTGTTCCTAGCCATTAG
- the LOC104114997 gene encoding uncharacterized protein isoform X3, with protein MAVQRGRNGMMGEEEEEEGAIFGQEIEVEEPNDVPPHLLNLFDAAENGNLDALRNALDNLSGSIDQPLEDGDTALHLTCLYGHLPCVQLLLERGASLEAKDEDGAIPLHDACAGGYTEIAQLLINSAPDPECVKRMLDSVDVEGDSPLHHAARESW; from the exons ATGGCAGTACAAAGGGGACGTAACGGTATGATGggtgaagaggaagaagaagaaggagctaTTTTCGGACAGGAAATTGAGGTGGAGGAGCCCAATGATGTCCCTCCTCATCTGCTCAACCTCTTCGATGCTGCCGAGAATGGAAACCTCGACGCCCTCCGCAATGCCCTTG ATAATTTGAGTGGCAGCATTGATCAACCTCTTGAAGATGGGGACACTGCTCTTCATCTAACATGTTTGTATGGCCATCTCCCTTGTGTGCAG CTATTGTTAGAGAGGGGAGCTTCTTTGGAGGCTAAGGATGAAGATGGAGCAATCCCATTGCATGATGCTTGTGCTGGCG GATACACGGAGATAGCCCAACTGCTGATCAACAGTGCTCCTGACCCTGAATGTGTGAAGAGGATGTTGGACTCTGTTGATGTAGAAGGTGATTCG